In Nitrobacteraceae bacterium AZCC 1564, the following proteins share a genomic window:
- a CDS encoding putative oxidoreductase (product_source=KO:K15977; cog=COG2259; ko=KO:K15977; pfam=PF07681; superfamily=48498; transmembrane_helix_parts=Outside_1_59,TMhelix_60_79,Inside_80_80,TMhelix_81_103,Outside_104_130,TMhelix_131_150,Inside_151_162), which translates to MSSLLARYYALTAPLQSSWYTIPLRMIVGFGFMQHGYAKLARGSESFAGILHALHVPMPWMMSWLTILIELVGGFAVFVGGLIPLVSIPMAVVLLVAIFTVHLPNGFSSIKLQSVTNSGAHFGQPGYETDLLYLAGLAALVVGGAGPLSIDRLLASRRKSDQ; encoded by the coding sequence CGCTCCAATCATCCTGGTACACGATCCCGCTCAGGATGATCGTTGGCTTCGGCTTCATGCAGCACGGTTACGCGAAGCTTGCGCGGGGATCAGAATCGTTCGCGGGCATCCTGCACGCGCTGCATGTTCCTATGCCTTGGATGATGTCATGGTTGACGATCTTGATCGAGCTTGTGGGAGGCTTCGCTGTTTTCGTTGGAGGACTGATCCCGCTCGTCAGTATTCCAATGGCAGTTGTGCTGCTGGTGGCAATTTTCACCGTGCATTTGCCGAATGGCTTCAGCTCGATCAAACTGCAATCCGTGACTAACAGCGGCGCGCATTTCGGTCAGCCGGGATATGAGACTGATCTGCTTTACCTCGCGGGGCTTGCCGCGCTTGTGGTGGGAGGAGCCGGGCCGCTGTCCATTGACCGGCTTCTCGCTTCGCGTCGCAAGAGCGATCAGTGA
- a CDS encoding two-component system sensor histidine kinase QseC (product_source=KO:K07645; cath_funfam=1.10.287.130,3.30.565.10; cog=COG0642; ko=KO:K07645; pfam=PF00512,PF02518,PF08521; smart=SM00387,SM00388; superfamily=55874; transmembrane_helix_parts=Inside_1_6,TMhelix_7_29,Outside_30_471), translating into MNSLRSRLFVILVVATSLIWLFAACWIYIGAKQEVEMVLDARLQEAARMVSSLVPKGGMPSAGEGPTSSHVVEIPSYERQLSCQIWSLDGQLVAKSSGAPATKFSDTRAGFSERKIDGETWRVYTIEDHAKGIRVLVGDRLGLRDHLVAELIKGLLAPTLLMIPLLGLLIWVSLNRGLKPLRIMAKRLQARDADDMSPVDVGHLPKEIHPVVASLNGLFAKVQAARQHEREITAFAAHELRTPLAGLKMQAQISMAARDKPTRDAALRQIMIAVDRTTRLVRQLLTVAKLDATHEAEHSTSVNVGTVLDEIAGSLPASDTGVQVVIDPSLRRTFVNTNREFLTLAIRNLHENAIHHMPDAGAVRWSTETTGDELTVFVEDEGPGIPDDEIAFATNRFFRGRHKSTIGSGLGLSIVELALKASGARLTLRNRTDRSGLRAQIIWPISRTVRQSDATGEYIDGNTRLRLRAAS; encoded by the coding sequence ATGAATTCACTGCGAAGCCGATTGTTCGTCATTCTCGTCGTCGCCACCAGCCTGATCTGGCTTTTCGCCGCGTGCTGGATCTATATCGGCGCAAAGCAGGAGGTCGAGATGGTTCTCGACGCACGCCTGCAGGAAGCGGCGCGGATGGTGTCGTCTCTGGTGCCGAAAGGCGGCATGCCTTCCGCCGGAGAAGGCCCGACCTCAAGCCATGTCGTCGAGATTCCGAGCTATGAGCGCCAGCTCTCGTGCCAGATCTGGTCGCTGGACGGCCAGCTTGTTGCCAAATCGAGTGGCGCACCCGCGACGAAATTCAGTGACACGCGGGCGGGCTTCTCCGAGCGGAAAATCGATGGCGAAACCTGGCGTGTTTACACGATCGAGGATCACGCCAAAGGTATTCGCGTCCTCGTCGGGGACCGGCTGGGGTTGCGGGATCATCTTGTGGCGGAGCTGATCAAAGGCCTGCTCGCTCCGACGCTGCTGATGATTCCGCTGCTAGGTCTTCTTATCTGGGTGAGCCTCAATCGCGGATTAAAACCACTGCGGATCATGGCGAAGCGGTTGCAGGCGCGCGACGCTGACGACATGAGCCCGGTGGATGTCGGACATCTACCGAAGGAAATCCATCCGGTCGTCGCATCGTTGAACGGATTGTTCGCCAAGGTCCAGGCGGCACGGCAGCACGAGCGCGAGATCACGGCCTTCGCCGCGCATGAGCTGCGCACGCCGCTGGCCGGCCTGAAGATGCAGGCGCAAATCTCGATGGCGGCGCGTGACAAGCCGACGCGCGACGCGGCTCTGCGGCAAATCATGATCGCGGTTGACCGGACCACCCGCCTCGTCCGCCAGCTTCTCACGGTCGCCAAACTCGATGCTACGCACGAAGCCGAGCACAGTACGAGCGTCAATGTCGGCACCGTGCTGGACGAAATCGCGGGCTCACTCCCCGCCTCCGATACTGGTGTTCAGGTCGTGATCGATCCGTCACTTCGGCGCACGTTTGTCAACACCAACCGCGAGTTCCTGACGCTTGCGATCCGCAACTTGCATGAGAACGCCATTCATCACATGCCGGACGCTGGCGCGGTGCGATGGTCTACGGAAACGACCGGCGACGAATTGACCGTCTTCGTCGAAGACGAAGGCCCCGGTATTCCGGACGACGAGATCGCGTTCGCAACCAACCGGTTCTTTCGCGGCCGCCACAAAAGCACCATCGGCAGCGGCCTTGGCCTTTCCATCGTCGAGCTGGCCTTGAAAGCCAGCGGCGCGCGGCTGACGCTGCGAAATCGCACCGACCGGTCGGGCCTGCGGGCTCAGATCATCTGGCCTATCAGCCGCACCGTCCGGCAAAGCGATGCAACGGGCGAATACATCGACGGCAACACAAGGCTTCGGCTTCGCGCCGCGTCGTAG
- a CDS encoding two-component system response regulator QseB (product_source=KO:K07666; cath_funfam=1.10.10.10,3.40.50.2300; cog=COG0745; ko=KO:K07666; pfam=PF00072,PF00486; smart=SM00448; superfamily=52172) translates to MRILVVEDDPVLSDGLRAGLGLFGATLDVVSNCADGRAAVASHEFDALVLDLMLPDGSGLDLLIEMRADGDRTPVLLLSAQDEIADRVKGLDAGADDYLGKPFDLDELAARVRAIGRRQAGRASPYLSHNGIVLDPAQMTASASGEQIKLSRREFAILTALMRRPGAVISKDDLEARLYGWQEEIESNTVEVHIHKLRAKIGKHKIETVRGLGYRMKLDTT, encoded by the coding sequence ATGCGAATTCTCGTTGTCGAAGACGATCCGGTGCTGTCCGACGGGCTGCGCGCTGGCCTTGGCTTGTTCGGAGCGACCCTCGATGTCGTGTCGAATTGCGCCGACGGCCGCGCAGCGGTGGCATCGCACGAGTTCGACGCGTTGGTGCTCGACCTGATGCTACCCGATGGATCGGGGCTCGATCTGCTGATCGAGATGCGCGCGGACGGCGACCGCACACCGGTGCTGCTGTTGAGCGCGCAGGACGAGATTGCGGATCGCGTGAAAGGCCTCGATGCTGGTGCCGACGACTATCTCGGCAAGCCCTTTGATCTCGATGAACTGGCCGCGCGCGTGCGCGCCATCGGCCGCCGCCAGGCGGGTCGGGCCTCCCCTTATCTCTCGCATAATGGCATCGTGCTCGATCCCGCGCAGATGACGGCGAGCGCGAGTGGCGAACAGATCAAACTGTCACGCCGCGAGTTCGCAATCCTCACTGCCCTTATGCGCCGCCCCGGCGCGGTCATCTCAAAGGACGATCTCGAAGCGCGCCTTTACGGCTGGCAGGAAGAGATCGAAAGCAACACCGTCGAGGTGCACATCCACAAGCTCCGCGCCAAGATCGGCAAGCACAAGATCGAGACCGTGCGTGGCCTTGGCTATCGCATGAAGCTGGACACCACATGA
- a CDS encoding thiol:disulfide interchange protein DsbD (product_source=KO:K04084; cath_funfam=2.60.40.1250,3.40.30.10; cog=COG4232; ko=KO:K04084; pfam=PF02683,PF11412,PF13899; superfamily=52833,74863,81552; transmembrane_helix_parts=Inside_1_18,TMhelix_19_38,Outside_39_207,TMhelix_208_230,Inside_231_241,TMhelix_242_264,Outside_265_278,TMhelix_279_301,Inside_302_321,TMhelix_322_344,Outside_345_358,TMhelix_359_381,Inside_382_387,TMhelix_388_410,Outside_411_419,TMhelix_420_442,Inside_443_448,TMhelix_449_471,Outside_472_618), with product MAPAIHRRYVMPYVRTLRFVTFIVLIFEFASGAALAAGPRPADEVFKLSVQLDEETGIELNWSIAPGHYLYRDRIAATGDGKPLKIALSHGDMKDDPTFGLTEVYHDRAMATIAMEALPKNGTIQVTYQGCAENILCYPPVTKAIDLETLAVTEPSETEHNGVSTRPIEYESAGAVPATAEPETGSESGTASVSLDGGYLPMLAAFFGFGLLLSFTPCVFPMVPILSGMLARTGGDLSVGRSLVLSGTYVLAMAAAYSLLGVFAAWSGENLQAVLQTPWAILLMSLTFVVLALSMFGLFELQLPQSWTTKLATAAGNHGSVGGAGLLGFGSALIVGPCVTPPLAAALIYVAQTGNMFRGSSALFALGVGMGIPLLAFGILGAKVLPRSGPWLANVKSSFGFIFIGLAIWMASRVLPIAVVAAAWGLLFIAIGFALDALNIFRSAWAMPCIAFRTAGVIAMLYGCVLLVGAASAQYEPLRPLDAVGLVTRPQNSDADKGRFQTVTSEAELDRAIAAASKQGRMIMVDFSAEWCVECKIMERNVLSVPTVLQELRNVVLIRADVSRVDQSSKKLMRRFDVVGPPTIVFLNPEGSEISNARVIGAVSANAFLAKLAKAVRA from the coding sequence ATGGCGCCCGCCATTCATAGAAGGTACGTCATGCCCTACGTGCGCACGCTGCGGTTTGTTACGTTCATTGTCCTGATATTTGAGTTTGCCTCAGGGGCGGCATTGGCCGCGGGACCTCGCCCGGCGGATGAGGTCTTCAAGCTTAGCGTTCAGCTCGATGAGGAAACGGGGATCGAACTCAACTGGTCGATCGCGCCGGGGCATTATTTGTACCGCGACAGGATCGCTGCAACAGGCGATGGCAAGCCATTGAAGATCGCTTTGTCCCATGGCGACATGAAGGATGATCCGACATTCGGGTTGACTGAGGTCTATCATGATCGAGCGATGGCAACGATTGCCATGGAGGCGCTGCCGAAAAATGGAACAATCCAGGTCACCTATCAGGGGTGCGCGGAAAATATCCTCTGCTATCCGCCGGTGACGAAAGCGATCGATCTCGAAACGCTGGCGGTGACTGAGCCGTCCGAGACTGAACACAACGGCGTGAGCACGCGCCCCATTGAGTATGAATCCGCAGGGGCGGTCCCCGCGACAGCGGAGCCTGAAACGGGGAGCGAATCCGGAACGGCAAGCGTCAGTCTCGACGGCGGATATCTCCCAATGCTCGCGGCGTTCTTTGGGTTCGGCCTGCTACTGTCGTTCACGCCATGCGTGTTTCCGATGGTGCCGATACTGTCGGGCATGCTGGCGCGCACCGGTGGCGATTTATCGGTCGGGCGCAGTCTCGTCCTTTCAGGAACATACGTGCTGGCGATGGCGGCGGCTTACAGCTTGCTTGGCGTCTTCGCCGCATGGTCCGGAGAAAATCTGCAGGCGGTTCTGCAGACGCCATGGGCTATTCTGCTGATGAGTCTGACGTTCGTGGTGCTAGCGCTGTCCATGTTCGGACTGTTCGAGCTGCAGCTTCCCCAGAGCTGGACGACAAAGCTCGCCACTGCCGCAGGCAACCATGGGTCCGTCGGCGGGGCAGGGCTCTTGGGATTTGGATCGGCGCTGATCGTGGGTCCTTGCGTTACGCCGCCACTCGCGGCTGCGCTGATCTATGTCGCGCAAACTGGAAACATGTTCCGTGGCTCATCGGCGCTGTTTGCGCTCGGCGTAGGGATGGGCATTCCGCTTCTCGCCTTCGGCATTCTCGGCGCAAAGGTCTTGCCGCGGTCCGGGCCATGGCTTGCGAATGTCAAATCCTCGTTCGGATTCATCTTCATCGGTCTTGCGATCTGGATGGCGTCGCGCGTGCTTCCGATCGCGGTTGTCGCTGCTGCATGGGGATTACTGTTCATTGCGATTGGTTTTGCGCTCGATGCGCTGAATATTTTCAGATCGGCATGGGCGATGCCGTGCATTGCGTTCCGAACCGCCGGCGTCATTGCCATGCTGTATGGCTGTGTTCTGCTCGTTGGCGCGGCGAGTGCACAATATGAGCCGCTGCGTCCGCTCGATGCGGTGGGCCTTGTCACGCGGCCACAGAATTCCGATGCGGACAAGGGCCGTTTCCAGACGGTGACGAGCGAAGCCGAACTCGATCGTGCGATCGCAGCAGCCAGCAAGCAGGGCCGTATGATCATGGTCGATTTCTCCGCCGAGTGGTGCGTGGAATGCAAGATCATGGAGCGCAACGTGCTCTCTGTGCCAACGGTGCTGCAGGAGTTACGCAACGTTGTCCTGATCCGCGCGGACGTGAGCCGAGTCGATCAGTCGAGCAAGAAGCTGATGCGGCGGTTTGATGTCGTCGGCCCGCCGACCATCGTGTTCCTCAATCCGGAGGGATCGGAAATTTCAAACGCGCGCGTGATCGGCGCTGTCAGTGCCAATGCTTTCCTTGCCAAGCTCGCCAAGGCAGTGCGCGCGTGA
- a CDS encoding protein-disulfide isomerase (product_source=COG1651; cath_funfam=3.40.30.10; cleavage_site_network=SignalP-noTM; cog=COG1651; pfam=PF13462; superfamily=52833) yields the protein MENLLSRASFLRLAASSLLILPSIAFADGNEISKDDILNDPEAPMAGNPDGDLTIVDFFDYNCPFCKKAAVNLERAVKADGKIRLVYKDWPILGPTSIIGARLALAAKYQGKYLDVHHALMNIPGEGIPQEQMIEEVRKTSVDMNRLDADINGHAEEIGKLIKRNIAMGAAIGFLGTPGFLIGPYKVNQALTYEGFVHAVADARARQKKT from the coding sequence ATGGAAAACCTGCTTTCACGCGCGTCCTTTCTGCGCCTCGCGGCATCGTCGCTGCTGATCCTGCCGTCAATTGCTTTCGCTGACGGCAACGAGATTTCGAAAGACGACATCCTCAACGATCCGGAGGCGCCGATGGCGGGAAATCCGGATGGCGATCTGACGATCGTGGATTTCTTCGACTACAATTGTCCGTTCTGCAAGAAGGCCGCAGTTAATCTCGAGCGCGCGGTAAAAGCCGACGGAAAGATCCGACTTGTTTATAAGGACTGGCCGATCCTCGGCCCGACTTCGATCATCGGCGCAAGGCTGGCGTTGGCGGCGAAGTATCAAGGCAAATACCTCGACGTTCATCACGCGCTGATGAACATTCCGGGTGAGGGCATTCCACAGGAGCAGATGATCGAGGAGGTGCGCAAGACCAGCGTCGACATGAACCGGCTCGATGCGGACATCAACGGACATGCTGAGGAGATCGGCAAGCTCATCAAGCGCAATATCGCTATGGGCGCCGCCATCGGTTTTCTGGGAACGCCCGGCTTTCTGATCGGACCCTATAAGGTCAACCAGGCTCTCACGTACGAAGGCTTCGTGCATGCGGTGGCTGATGCGCGGGCCCGGCAGAAGAAGACATAA
- a CDS encoding outer membrane immunogenic protein (product_source=KO:K16079; cleavage_site_network=SignalP-noTM; cog=COG3637; ko=KO:K16079; pfam=PF13505; smart=SM00869; superfamily=56925) has protein sequence MKKIAITAALVALCSVSAVAADLGATKAPIVDPAYDWSGFYIGANAGYGWARNEHQDLGGNSSYWNDKSDVMNQTVDPRGAVYGGQFGYNWQAANWVFGLEGQFNGADVKRTDPSINYPDTDSLSSKIDSLGTVTARLGYAFNNWLPYIKGGYAAAHLETKNFALDNTYLSNRAWRSGYVVGAGVEYAFAANWIFGVEYNYMDFGGKTFSGMTFDPAGVPFNDEHFNDTLKLSTVTARLSYKFGGPFVAKY, from the coding sequence ATGAAAAAGATTGCGATCACTGCGGCGCTCGTTGCGCTGTGTTCTGTCAGCGCCGTCGCCGCCGATCTCGGCGCCACCAAGGCTCCAATCGTGGACCCGGCCTACGACTGGTCGGGCTTCTACATCGGTGCCAACGCGGGTTACGGCTGGGCGCGCAACGAGCATCAGGATCTTGGTGGCAACAGCAGCTACTGGAATGACAAATCGGACGTGATGAACCAAACCGTCGATCCGCGCGGCGCGGTCTATGGCGGGCAATTCGGCTACAACTGGCAGGCTGCAAACTGGGTGTTCGGCCTGGAAGGACAATTCAACGGTGCTGACGTCAAGCGAACGGATCCCAGCATCAATTATCCGGACACAGATTCTCTCAGTTCAAAGATAGATTCACTTGGAACGGTCACCGCGCGCCTCGGATATGCATTCAACAACTGGCTGCCGTATATCAAGGGCGGTTACGCCGCTGCACACCTGGAAACCAAGAACTTCGCGCTTGATAACACCTACCTCAGTAACCGCGCGTGGCGCTCAGGCTACGTTGTCGGCGCTGGCGTCGAATACGCGTTCGCTGCGAACTGGATCTTCGGTGTTGAGTACAACTACATGGACTTCGGCGGAAAAACGTTTTCCGGGATGACCTTCGACCCGGCTGGGGTGCCGTTCAATGACGAGCACTTCAACGATACCCTGAAGCTTTCTACGGTCACCGCGCGGCTCAGCTACAAGTTCGGCGGTCCATTCGTTGCAAAGTACTGA
- a CDS encoding hypothetical protein (product_source=Hypo-rule applied), whose product MSWSDTKKNTDAAATMMKTITVVIMVSRRVGQTTLAVSERTSCRNLNGLVAIVCDTASVVPEIIFQASVNVRNPDSPLVRPTLF is encoded by the coding sequence ATGAGTTGGTCTGACACGAAGAAGAACACGGACGCCGCTGCCACCATGATGAAGACCATCACCGTGGTGATCATGGTCTCGCGGCGGGTCGGCCAGACGACCTTGGCGGTCTCCGAGCGCACTTCCTGCAGAAATTTGAACGGGCTGGTAGCCATCGTCTGTGATACCGCGTCCGTAGTGCCCGAAATCATATTCCAGGCGTCAGTCAATGTCAGGAATCCGGACAGCCCTCTCGTGCGCCCAACCCTCTTCTGA
- a CDS encoding transcriptional antiterminator NusG (product_source=KO:K02601; cath_funfam=2.30.30.30,3.30.70.940; cog=COG0250; ko=KO:K02601; pfam=PF00467,PF02357; smart=SM00738,SM00739; superfamily=50104,82679; tigrfam=TIGR00922), giving the protein MSMRWYIVHAYSNFEKKVAESIREQAKQRGLEDLFELVLVPTEKITEVRRGRKVDAERKFFPGYVLVKMNLTDEAFHLIKNTPKVTGFLGAENKPMPISEAEAMRILHQVQEGVERPKTSVTFEVGENVRVADGPFASFSGIVEEVDESRSRVKVAVSIFGRATPVELEFGQVEKVA; this is encoded by the coding sequence ATGAGCATGCGCTGGTACATCGTTCACGCTTATTCGAACTTCGAGAAGAAGGTCGCTGAATCCATTCGCGAGCAGGCCAAGCAGCGCGGGTTGGAAGATCTGTTCGAGCTGGTGCTCGTTCCGACCGAAAAGATCACGGAAGTGCGCCGCGGCCGCAAGGTCGATGCCGAGCGCAAGTTTTTCCCCGGCTACGTGCTGGTGAAGATGAACCTCACCGACGAGGCGTTTCATCTGATCAAGAACACGCCGAAGGTCACGGGCTTCCTCGGCGCGGAAAACAAGCCGATGCCGATTTCTGAAGCCGAAGCGATGCGCATCCTGCATCAGGTGCAGGAAGGCGTGGAGCGCCCGAAGACATCGGTTACGTTCGAGGTTGGCGAGAACGTGCGCGTGGCCGACGGCCCGTTCGCCTCGTTCTCGGGCATCGTGGAAGAAGTCGACGAGTCGCGTTCACGCGTGAAGGTCGCGGTGTCGATCTTCGGCCGTGCGACCCCGGTGGAACTGGAATTCGGTCAGGTCGAGAAAGTGGCCTGA
- a CDS encoding large subunit ribosomal protein L11 (product_source=KO:K02867; cath_funfam=1.10.10.250,3.30.1550.10; cog=COG0080; ko=KO:K02867; pfam=PF00298,PF03946; smart=SM00649; superfamily=46906,54747; tigrfam=TIGR01632), which yields MAKKVTGYLKLQVPAGAANPSPPIGPALGQRGLNIMEFCKAFNAQTQKEEKNTPIPVVITIYADRSFTFEMKTPPMSYFLKQAAKIQSGSKAPGRDKAGQVTSAQVREIAEKKMKDLNCDTVESAMRMVEGSARSMGLEVVG from the coding sequence ATGGCAAAGAAAGTGACCGGATACCTGAAGCTTCAGGTGCCGGCCGGTGCGGCGAACCCGTCGCCACCGATCGGTCCAGCGCTTGGTCAGCGCGGTCTCAACATCATGGAATTCTGCAAGGCGTTCAACGCCCAGACGCAGAAGGAAGAAAAGAACACCCCGATTCCGGTGGTGATTACCATTTACGCGGATCGCTCCTTCACCTTCGAGATGAAGACGCCGCCGATGTCCTACTTCCTGAAGCAGGCGGCGAAGATCCAGTCCGGCTCTAAGGCTCCTGGCCGCGACAAGGCGGGTCAGGTGACTTCGGCGCAGGTGCGCGAGATCGCCGAGAAGAAGATGAAGGATCTCAACTGTGACACCGTCGAATCGGCCATGCGCATGGTCGAGGGCTCTGCCCGTTCGATGGGTCTGGAAGTGGTGGGGTAA
- a CDS encoding large subunit ribosomal protein L1 (product_source=KO:K02863; cath_funfam=3.30.190.20; cog=COG0081; ko=KO:K02863; pfam=PF00687; superfamily=56808; tigrfam=TIGR01169): MAVGKKLVKAREGIDRTKLYPIAEAVKMVKERAKAKFDETIEISMNLGVDPRHADQMVRGVVTLPNGTGRTLRVGVFARGAKAEEAKAAGADVVGAEDLVEKVQGGNIDFDRCIATPDMMPLVGRLGKVLGPRGMMPNPKIGTVTMDVTSAVKGAKGGSVEFRVEKAGIVQAGIGKASFSEEKLVENIKALADAVVKAKPAGSKGTYVQRVAVSSTMGPGVKVEPSSVMS, translated from the coding sequence ATGGCTGTTGGCAAGAAACTGGTCAAGGCCCGCGAGGGTATCGATCGCACGAAGCTCTACCCGATCGCCGAAGCGGTGAAGATGGTGAAGGAACGCGCCAAGGCGAAGTTCGATGAAACCATCGAAATCTCGATGAACCTCGGTGTCGATCCGCGTCACGCTGACCAGATGGTCCGTGGCGTTGTCACGCTGCCGAACGGCACCGGCCGCACCCTGCGCGTCGGCGTGTTCGCACGCGGTGCGAAGGCTGAAGAGGCGAAGGCTGCCGGTGCTGACGTCGTCGGCGCTGAAGACCTCGTCGAGAAGGTGCAGGGCGGCAACATCGATTTCGATCGTTGTATCGCGACCCCTGACATGATGCCGCTGGTCGGCCGCCTCGGTAAGGTGCTCGGCCCGCGCGGCATGATGCCGAACCCGAAGATCGGCACGGTGACCATGGACGTCACCTCCGCCGTCAAGGGCGCCAAGGGTGGCTCCGTCGAATTCCGCGTCGAGAAGGCCGGCATCGTGCAGGCTGGTATCGGCAAGGCCTCGTTCTCGGAAGAAAAGCTCGTCGAGAACATCAAGGCTCTCGCCGATGCGGTCGTGAAGGCCAAGCCGGCTGGGTCGAAGGGCACCTACGTCCAGCGCGTGGCGGTGTCCTCCACCATGGGCCCGGGCGTGAAGGTTGAACCAAGCAGCGTGATGTCCTGA
- a CDS encoding hydroxypyruvate reductase (product_source=KO:K00050; cath_funfam=3.40.50.720; cog=COG1052; ko=KO:K00050; pfam=PF00389,PF02826; superfamily=51735), producing the protein MPEQVLIYSRFPKAQLARIGKHYDLLDGMGKPPIETFSAAELAGVRAMITAGGQALPASVLDTLPSLGAIICYGTGYDGVDFNETKKRNIVVGNSPAANAASVADLAMTLMLAATRRLVPADAYVRDGRWFNKQPSPLMRPQPGMTGRKIGVYGMGEIGRKIAARCAAFETEVAYYSRSKHDVPYAYHASLASLAEWADILMVAVRAGADTKHIINADILKLLGPQGTIVNISRGSVIDEKALVAALENNVIAGAGLDVYETEPHAPDALTKFPSVVLTPHVGGHTIESHVAMQTCVLANLDAFFAGKTLRYPVNV; encoded by the coding sequence ATGCCTGAGCAAGTTCTGATCTATTCGCGCTTTCCCAAGGCCCAACTGGCGCGTATCGGCAAGCACTACGATCTGCTGGACGGCATGGGCAAACCGCCCATCGAGACGTTTTCCGCGGCGGAGCTTGCGGGTGTGCGCGCCATGATCACCGCCGGTGGTCAGGCTCTTCCTGCCTCCGTGCTGGATACGCTGCCCTCGCTCGGGGCGATTATCTGCTACGGCACGGGGTATGACGGCGTCGACTTTAATGAGACCAAGAAGCGCAACATCGTGGTCGGCAACAGTCCGGCGGCGAACGCGGCGTCGGTCGCTGATCTGGCGATGACCTTGATGCTGGCGGCGACCCGCCGCCTGGTGCCGGCGGATGCCTATGTCCGGGACGGCCGATGGTTCAACAAGCAGCCGTCGCCACTGATGCGACCGCAGCCCGGCATGACCGGCCGCAAGATCGGCGTCTATGGCATGGGCGAGATCGGACGCAAGATCGCGGCGCGCTGCGCGGCGTTCGAAACCGAGGTCGCGTACTACAGCCGCAGCAAGCACGATGTGCCATATGCGTATCATGCGAGCCTTGCGTCGCTGGCCGAGTGGGCTGACATCCTGATGGTGGCGGTGCGCGCAGGCGCCGATACCAAACACATCATCAATGCCGACATCCTCAAACTGCTTGGTCCGCAGGGGACAATCGTCAACATCTCGCGTGGATCGGTGATCGATGAGAAGGCGCTGGTCGCTGCACTCGAGAACAACGTGATCGCGGGCGCGGGCCTCGACGTTTACGAGACTGAGCCGCACGCACCGGATGCGCTGACGAAATTCCCGTCGGTGGTGCTGACGCCGCACGTCGGCGGTCACACCATCGAGTCCCACGTCGCGATGCAGACCTGCGTGCTTGCCAATCTCGATGCGTTTTTTGCCGGCAAGACGCTGCGCTATCCGGTGAACGTCTGA